One genomic region from Nymphaea colorata isolate Beijing-Zhang1983 chromosome 10, ASM883128v2, whole genome shotgun sequence encodes:
- the LOC116262015 gene encoding basic leucine zipper 61-like, protein MDQSSSNGGGSSGSWGLGTRHQQLPPKPPWVASPSNQDPPTSNINDHQHGLSGWIGFSPSPQQANKHHRTSSSIGLVPDSQTLPWLDEFMDLPPAKRGSMHRRSASDSFSFVDAQTGGAALPHSEISDRDGFDCGSSSAASIPCRELEKLDEEQLLSMFADIEPFHKQQLQQHHANESASAMDARLIEPQASENPSTLSDRNSICDNLVDEKPVITLPPEQVKSEQEVQSVCKSEPPQQQHEQEQLQQSSQPAPSNSAGAAAAGDSNIDPKRVKRILANRQSAQRSRVRKLHYIAELEKSVSALQTEVSTLSPQVAYLDHQRLLLNVDNGALKQRIAALAQDKIFKDAHSEALKKEVQRLRHLYQQLCMKKEAQSQATGFEAEHQQVQQGNGISSSMSDIEGTRNQIQVDNREPINSSNCSSSNQQLLQPMSCLKSDPSNMAYPSDFMVHNP, encoded by the exons ATGGATCAGAGCAGTAGCAATGGAGGTGGGTCAAGTGGGTCCTGGGGATTAGGCACTAGGCATCAGCAGCTGCCCCCCAAACCGCCATGGGTGGCTTCCCCAAGCAACCAGGATCCACCAACCAGCAATATCAACGACCACCAACACGGCTTGTCTGGCTGGATAGGATTTTCCCCTAGCCCCCAGCAGGCCAACAAGCACCATAGGACGTCTTCCTCAATTGGGCTCGTTCCAGACTCCCAGACATTGCCGTGGCTCGACGAATTCATGGATCTCCCGCCGGCCAAGCGTGGCTCAATGCACCGTAGATCGGCGAGCGATTCGTTTTCCTTCGTTGATGCTCAGACTGGTGGTGCTGCGCTTCCCCATTCGGAGATTTCGGACAGAGACGGGTTCGATTGCGGAAGCAGCAGCGCTGCGTCGATCCCATGTCGGGAGCTCGAAAAACTGGACGAGGAGCAGCTGCTCTCCATGTTTGCCGATATAGAGCCATTCCACAAGCAGCAACTGCAGCAGCACCATGCAAACGAATCTGCTTCCGCGATGGATGCCCGGTTGATAGAGCCCCAGGCCTCTGAAAATCCTTCCACACTGTCTGATCGCAACAGCATCTGCGACAATCTCGTCGACGAGAAGCCGGTGATAACGCTGCCACCAGAACAAGTAAAGAGCGAGCAAGAGGTACAGAGCGTCTGCAAGTCTGAGCCGCCTCAACAACAACATGAACAAGAACAGCTGCAGCAATCCTCGCAGCCTGCCCCTTCAAATTCCGCCGGCGCCGCGGCTGCTGGGGATTCCAACATTGATCCCAAAAGGGTGAAACG AATTCTTGCTAATCGGCAATCTGCTCAGAGGTCGCGTGTTCGGAAGCTACATTACATAGCCGAGCTTGAAAAAAGTGTGAGTGCTTTGCAG ACAGAAGTGTCCACTCTTTCACCTCAGGTCGCTTATCTTGATCATCAGAGGTTACTTCTTAACGTTGATAACGGTGCTCTGAAGCAGAGGATCGCTGCTCTTGCCCAGGATAAAATCTTCAAAGATG CCCATTCTGAAGCACTGAAGAAGGAGGTTCAGAGGTTAAGGCATCTGTACCAGCAGCTATGTATGAAGAAAGAAGCGCAGTCGCAGGCAACTGGATTCGAAGCAGAGCACCAACAGGTCCAACAGGGCAACGGCATTAGTTCGTCGATGAGTGACATTGAAGGAACCAGAAATCAAATACAAGTGGACAACAGAGAGCCAATTAACAGCAGTAACTGCAGTAGCAGCAACCAGCAGCTTTTGCAGCCAATGAGTTGCTTGAAATCTGATCCTAGTAACATGGCGTACCCTTCAGATTTCATGGTTCATAATCCTTGA
- the LOC116262714 gene encoding uncharacterized protein LOC116262714 gives MGNSLRCCIACILPCGALDVIRIVHVNGHVEEVSGTILAGDVMKANPKHVLRKHGSEEEGGLRIIVLPPDAQLKRGHIYFLIPVPSTPSPNSSSNSAAAATERSSSAKATARRKRRKELPGEPSPETKPPSGNNSETSSDRYLTEILSEKRCGLSRSSRRGRVGIWRPHLDSITEDF, from the coding sequence ATGGGGAACAGCCTGAGGTGCTGCATCGCCTGCATCCTGCCTTGCGGCGCGCTGGACGTTATCCGGATTGTGCATGTGAACGGGCACGTGGAGGAGGTGAGCGGCACCATTTTAGCAGGGGACGTGATGAAGGCCAATCCCAAGCACGTCCTCCGAAAGCACGGCTCCGAGGAGGAAGGCGGCCTCCGCATCATCGTCCTCCCCCCGGACGCACAGCTCAAGCGCGGCCACATCTATTTCTTGATCCCCGTTCCGTCTACCCCTTCCCCTAATTCCTCTTCTaattctgctgctgctgccactGAGCGCTCATCTTCTGCTAAAGCGACCGctagaaggaagaggaggaaggagcTTCCGGGCGAGCCGTCGCCAGAAACGAAGCCCCCCAGTGGCAACAATTCGGAGACGTCTTCCGATCGCTATCTCACGGAGATTCTCTCGGAGAAGAGGTGCGGCTTGAGCCGGAGCAGCAGGAGAGGGAGGGTCGGAATCTGGCGTCCGCACCTCGACAGCATAACGGAGGACTTCTGA